A genomic segment from Bacteroidota bacterium encodes:
- a CDS encoding universal stress protein: MKTILVPVDYSETSVGAAIYACELAKLLSAKITLFHAYHPPIPSSEYDAVLIPDIDLEKENMLLLENFKRDLSKQISLNSNIECEVKIGFAVDEIVTTALEKKVDLVVMGISGGGKVSEYVLGSNTMGVIRKSGVPMIVVPPKATFKKPAVLVFACDYKREVSTKVIASLKEYVHAFGAKLLVLNLEKPSEGVTFEKAVNGIQLENALSTTEHSLHFLPNTGDIADEMNKFIDSHGADLLITVPHHHSLLHRIFNKSITKHLAFHSHVPLLALQE; encoded by the coding sequence ATGAAAACAATTCTTGTTCCTGTTGATTATAGTGAAACTTCTGTTGGTGCAGCGATATATGCATGTGAACTTGCAAAATTACTTTCGGCTAAAATAACTTTATTTCATGCGTATCATCCACCAATTCCAAGTTCAGAGTACGATGCGGTATTAATCCCCGATATAGATTTGGAGAAAGAAAACATGCTCTTACTTGAAAATTTTAAACGCGATTTAAGTAAGCAAATTAGTTTGAATTCGAACATTGAATGCGAAGTAAAAATTGGTTTTGCTGTAGATGAAATTGTTACTACTGCCCTTGAAAAAAAAGTAGATTTAGTAGTAATGGGCATCAGTGGAGGTGGAAAGGTTAGTGAATATGTATTAGGAAGTAATACGATGGGAGTGATTCGTAAATCGGGTGTTCCGATGATTGTAGTGCCACCAAAAGCAACTTTTAAAAAACCTGCTGTACTTGTTTTTGCATGTGACTATAAGCGTGAAGTTTCAACAAAGGTAATTGCTTCATTAAAAGAATATGTACATGCATTTGGAGCAAAACTGTTGGTATTAAATTTAGAAAAACCCAGTGAAGGCGTTACTTTTGAGAAAGCAGTAAATGGAATACAACTCGAAAATGCATTAAGTACTACCGAACATAGTCTACATTTTTTACCCAACACAGGGGATATAGCCGATGAAATGAATAAATTTATTGATTCGCACGGTGCGGATTTATTAATTACTGTACCTCATCATCATAGTTTATTACATCGAATTTTTAATAAAAGTATCACTAAGCACCTCGCATTTCATTCGCATGTTCCTTTGCTTGCTCTTCAAGAATAA
- a CDS encoding J domain-containing protein, with protein MEYKDYYQVLGVSPSATADEIKKAYRKLAIRYHPDKNEGNKAAEEKFKEINEANEVLSDPAKRAKYDELRNNYEQHQQRKSGSENFDWSKWQGNTSGNTGGFYNQGAYHDSTAEDANFSDFFESIFGGRASSFSSAKGPQKGESYTAECSISLEEAYTGTSRQLQVNGTVFEFKIKPGVSDGMTLRMKGKGGKGRGGAVNGDILITVHIPEHPHFKVERADLNATTPIDVYTLILGGKAIVRTLKGSMKIDIPKETENGKVLRLKGLGMPLFGKENQFGDLYIKVHALLPKNLKSKEIALLQQLEAERKVKEV; from the coding sequence ATGGAATACAAAGACTATTACCAGGTTCTTGGAGTATCTCCGTCAGCTACCGCTGATGAAATAAAGAAAGCATACCGAAAGTTGGCCATTCGTTATCATCCTGATAAAAATGAAGGGAACAAGGCGGCCGAAGAAAAATTTAAAGAAATTAATGAAGCTAATGAAGTATTGAGCGACCCTGCCAAAAGAGCCAAATATGATGAGTTGCGGAACAATTACGAACAACATCAACAACGTAAAAGCGGTTCCGAAAATTTTGATTGGAGCAAATGGCAAGGCAATACTTCCGGAAACACGGGTGGCTTTTATAACCAAGGTGCTTACCACGATAGCACGGCAGAAGATGCTAATTTTTCTGACTTTTTTGAATCTATTTTTGGAGGTCGAGCCTCCTCCTTTAGTTCTGCAAAAGGTCCACAAAAAGGCGAAAGCTATACAGCTGAATGTAGCATTTCATTAGAAGAAGCATATACAGGAACAAGTCGTCAACTGCAAGTAAACGGAACTGTTTTTGAATTTAAAATAAAACCGGGAGTTAGCGATGGCATGACACTTCGCATGAAAGGCAAAGGTGGTAAAGGGCGCGGGGGCGCGGTAAATGGTGATATATTAATAACTGTTCATATACCCGAACACCCGCATTTTAAAGTAGAAAGAGCGGATTTAAATGCAACAACTCCTATTGATGTTTATACACTGATATTGGGGGGTAAAGCAATTGTAAGAACTTTAAAAGGAAGCATGAAAATAGACATCCCAAAAGAAACTGAAAATGGGAAAGTGCTTCGTTTAAAAGGTTTGGGAATGCCGCTGTTTGGAAAAGAAAATCAGTTTGGTGATTTGTATATTAAGGTACATGCCTTGTTACCCAAAAATTTAAAAAGTAAGGAGATTGCCTTGTTGCAGCAATTAGAAGCCGAGCGAAAAGTGAAGGAAGTTTAA
- a CDS encoding T9SS type A sorting domain-containing protein — protein MAQFVTLEGRQFKLNGNDFYPLVCDYSFEIIYNGSNGSIPTLSSLYLSPARSSGAGSNTLGFLPNNNFDFDNATDALNHIDADFQRIKNMGFNAIRTHGITAIMPDNGSNSLYFETIPNYHLTPIQYPSVKIKSIGSGPFNYASQLNLQKLWDFYAIIFTKAQAHDLKILLDVASGPVGSHTYTQNHIVYKNYLSALADHFKSYSSLMAYVIIEEPDFEKNLNIGNSKEDICNYTTLWYDAIKGTQANPNDPNHLITASCVGIGTVFEWDPGVMKLDFFSPHIYPGSEKFEGYTTTEPYQRVLGYIYWLKNNCPMPWITGETGFSACDDSYFSNTLPTWNPFILWAPDDNGTLTDQYWFAVNILNAVRDAGGSGFSWWNYQENWWPVINEEGYGLIDHSGNDKPVVAAFNNYLSNTGQTVSSGSSFVQPLNYFNPYNTGSGTSFNYNTSNENMLSGDAYDANTGQGIKDAFVFAWNWIKTISGPDNLPCTIDDIFYYSGMHTFTDLNGHFELTPYNYSYPYSGKHRIVAMRISATGAERAFDGPWCDNFFTTSTVILDRHTIEYDAIIQNLIINAGFKNFRGKNTLESSNLTILPGATSKITASQQIILNSEFNASYNSEVHIFISESQECPTFSSFAKMAQVKNILTNESSENEIKNIEILFNNISERFELNVTPNPTEGKFLLKLVDLGSVQQQFEVKIFDMYGKKIYESIESNRSIFLDISMHPIGVYTLQVILNGNSLIKKILLN, from the coding sequence GTGGCTCAATTTGTAACTTTAGAAGGAAGACAATTTAAATTGAATGGTAATGACTTTTATCCCTTGGTTTGCGATTATTCCTTTGAAATAATTTACAATGGATCCAACGGTTCTATACCTACATTATCAAGCCTATATTTATCTCCTGCAAGAAGTAGTGGAGCTGGTTCAAATACTTTAGGTTTTTTACCAAACAATAATTTTGATTTTGATAATGCGACAGACGCTTTAAATCACATAGATGCAGATTTTCAACGAATAAAAAATATGGGTTTTAACGCTATTCGAACCCATGGTATTACGGCAATAATGCCTGATAATGGCTCAAATTCACTTTACTTTGAAACTATTCCGAATTATCACTTAACTCCAATACAATATCCAAGCGTAAAAATAAAGTCAATAGGATCAGGTCCTTTTAATTACGCTAGTCAATTAAATTTACAAAAGCTTTGGGATTTTTATGCTATTATTTTTACAAAAGCTCAAGCTCATGATTTAAAAATCTTGTTGGATGTTGCAAGTGGGCCAGTTGGAAGCCATACATATACACAAAATCATATTGTTTATAAAAACTATCTTTCTGCATTAGCTGACCACTTTAAAAGCTATAGCTCATTAATGGCTTATGTAATTATTGAGGAACCAGATTTTGAGAAAAATTTGAACATAGGAAATAGTAAAGAAGATATTTGTAATTACACAACTTTGTGGTATGATGCTATTAAGGGTACCCAAGCAAATCCAAACGACCCCAATCATTTAATTACAGCATCTTGTGTTGGAATTGGAACTGTTTTCGAATGGGATCCGGGTGTAATGAAGCTCGATTTTTTTTCACCACATATTTATCCAGGCTCTGAGAAGTTTGAAGGATATACTACTACAGAACCATATCAAAGGGTTTTAGGTTATATTTATTGGCTAAAGAATAATTGCCCTATGCCTTGGATAACCGGGGAAACCGGATTTTCAGCATGCGACGATAGTTATTTTTCAAATACCTTGCCTACTTGGAATCCATTTATTTTATGGGCTCCGGATGATAATGGAACGCTCACGGATCAATATTGGTTTGCTGTTAATATATTGAATGCAGTGCGTGATGCCGGCGGTTCGGGTTTTTCGTGGTGGAATTATCAAGAAAACTGGTGGCCAGTTATTAATGAAGAAGGTTATGGCCTAATAGACCATTCGGGAAACGACAAGCCTGTTGTTGCAGCTTTTAATAATTACCTTTCAAATACTGGACAAACTGTAAGCTCTGGTTCATCTTTTGTCCAACCTTTAAATTACTTTAATCCATACAATACAGGATCAGGTACTTCCTTTAACTACAATACTTCAAATGAAAATATGTTATCTGGAGATGCCTATGATGCAAACACAGGACAGGGCATTAAAGATGCTTTTGTTTTCGCTTGGAATTGGATTAAAACCATTTCAGGACCAGATAACCTTCCTTGCACTATTGATGATATATTCTATTATTCTGGAATGCACACTTTTACAGATTTAAATGGCCATTTTGAGCTTACACCATATAATTACTCATACCCTTACTCAGGAAAACATCGAATTGTGGCAATGCGAATAAGTGCAACTGGAGCAGAAAGAGCATTTGATGGACCTTGGTGCGATAATTTTTTCACAACAAGCACAGTTATCTTAGACCGGCATACCATTGAATACGATGCAATCATTCAAAATCTAATTATTAATGCAGGCTTCAAGAACTTTCGAGGAAAGAATACGCTAGAGTCTTCTAATCTAACCATTCTACCTGGAGCAACAAGTAAGATTACGGCTAGCCAACAAATAATTCTAAATTCGGAATTTAATGCGAGTTACAATAGTGAAGTACATATTTTTATTTCTGAATCGCAAGAGTGTCCTACTTTTTCATCATTTGCAAAAATGGCACAGGTTAAAAATATTCTCACAAATGAATCCTCTGAAAATGAAATAAAAAATATTGAAATATTGTTTAACAATATTTCTGAGCGTTTTGAATTAAACGTAACACCTAATCCAACAGAGGGTAAGTTTCTTTTAAAATTAGTAGATCTAGGAAGTGTGCAACAACAATTTGAGGTTAAAATTTTCGATATGTATGGAAAGAAAATTTATGAAAGTATAGAATCAAATAGATCTATTTTTTTAGATATTAGTATGCATCCTATTGGGGTATATACATTACAAGTTATACTAAATGGAAACAGTTTAATAAAAAAAATTCTACTCAATTAA